From a single Aggregatilinea lenta genomic region:
- a CDS encoding cellulase family glycosylhydrolase: protein MARSRTLWMAVVLAALGLIAAACGAEAGTGEDTARQAQDVLVDVQGQTGGAQGVNAPLQVSPTPGSFGPIVNPTALPTTAAPTVPATLTPTVTETPTLTVTPGPSPTPTLTATATETPAETATPTPTATETLTPTPEPTATLGGTPLPALRIEQMGIQIDSDISMDDYEVALWHAQNLGMRWVKLQFAWNILEPTPNEFSDVMYRYRLFVQKAHDNGFKVMVSIAKAPDWARSTTEEDGPPSDPSALASMITRMLGEIRTDYLGHSYVSAIEVWNEPNLMREWHGGTLSGADYMRYFGAAYNVIRAAEDGPNITVVTAGLAPTGVDDGVNAVDDRRYLQQMYQAGLTSDVYQNIAIGVHPYGAWNPPDSHCCINSGQGYDDHPTFFFLDTLEDYHDIMLNYGDTERQMWATEFGWATYDNLYKSDGAPAVAPESQPFFNYLNEEQQANYIMRGFELGQSLPYMGVMMLWNLNFAYPAYVDASDPRAGYSVWGTMPDPERFAYTLLSRSPRQ from the coding sequence ATGGCACGGAGTAGAACGCTGTGGATGGCCGTCGTGTTGGCGGCGCTCGGATTGATCGCAGCGGCGTGCGGCGCTGAGGCGGGAACAGGTGAGGACACGGCCCGGCAGGCGCAGGACGTGTTGGTCGATGTTCAGGGACAGACCGGCGGCGCGCAGGGCGTGAATGCGCCGCTGCAAGTCTCGCCGACGCCCGGCTCGTTCGGCCCGATCGTCAACCCGACCGCGCTGCCGACCACCGCCGCGCCAACCGTGCCCGCGACGCTGACGCCCACAGTTACGGAAACGCCGACGCTGACCGTCACGCCCGGCCCGTCTCCGACGCCGACGCTGACCGCAACAGCCACGGAGACGCCCGCCGAAACGGCCACCCCTACGCCGACCGCGACCGAAACGCTGACGCCCACGCCCGAACCGACGGCGACACTGGGTGGCACGCCGCTGCCCGCGCTGCGCATCGAGCAGATGGGCATTCAGATCGACAGCGATATTTCGATGGACGATTACGAGGTGGCGCTGTGGCACGCGCAAAACCTAGGGATGCGCTGGGTTAAGCTCCAGTTCGCGTGGAACATCCTCGAACCCACGCCCAACGAGTTCAGCGATGTGATGTACCGCTACCGGCTGTTCGTGCAGAAGGCGCACGACAACGGCTTCAAGGTGATGGTCAGCATCGCCAAAGCGCCGGACTGGGCGCGTTCCACGACCGAGGAAGACGGTCCGCCGAGCGATCCGAGCGCGCTGGCGAGCATGATCACGCGCATGCTGGGTGAGATCCGCACCGACTACCTCGGCCACTCGTACGTGTCCGCGATCGAGGTCTGGAACGAGCCGAACCTCATGCGCGAGTGGCACGGCGGCACGTTGAGCGGCGCGGACTACATGCGTTACTTCGGCGCGGCGTACAACGTGATCCGTGCGGCGGAGGACGGCCCGAACATCACGGTGGTGACGGCGGGCCTCGCGCCGACCGGCGTGGACGACGGCGTGAACGCGGTCGATGACCGGCGCTATTTGCAGCAGATGTATCAGGCCGGGCTGACCAGCGACGTGTACCAGAATATTGCCATCGGCGTGCACCCGTACGGCGCGTGGAATCCGCCCGATTCGCACTGCTGCATCAATTCCGGCCAGGGCTACGACGATCACCCGACCTTCTTCTTCCTGGACACGCTGGAAGACTATCACGACATCATGCTGAACTACGGCGACACCGAGCGCCAGATGTGGGCCACCGAATTCGGCTGGGCGACCTACGACAACCTGTACAAAAGCGACGGAGCGCCCGCCGTTGCGCCGGAGTCGCAGCCGTTCTTCAACTATCTGAACGAGGAGCAGCAGGCGAACTACATCATGCGCGGCTTCGAGCTGGGGCAGAGCCTACCCTACATGGGCGTGATGATGCTGTGGAACCTGAACTTTGCCTATCCGGCGTATGTGGACGCCAGCGATCCGCGCGCGGGCTACTCCGTATGGGGTACCATGCCAGACCCGGAACGCTTCGCGTACACGCTGCTGTCGCGCTCGCCGAGGCAGTAA
- a CDS encoding 3'-5' exonuclease has product MLDPDQIREARQAAAQWASDLLQSDFVVFDSETTGTGFRDEFVQVAVIDAGGEVVLDTLVKPTRPIDPGAARVHGLSKVHLVGAPAFQTVYPVIAAALGGKRVVAYNVDFDHRILRQACALYDLPPVEAVAWECAMKQYAAYFGSWNGAKGDFRWHKLAAACAGEGVSMHDLNAHSAIDDCRMTLRLIQKMAEAHTDQA; this is encoded by the coding sequence ATGCTCGATCCCGACCAGATCCGGGAGGCGCGGCAGGCGGCGGCTCAATGGGCCAGCGACCTGCTGCAAAGTGATTTTGTAGTGTTCGACAGCGAGACGACCGGCACGGGCTTCCGCGACGAGTTCGTGCAGGTCGCTGTGATCGACGCGGGGGGCGAGGTCGTGCTGGATACGCTGGTCAAGCCCACGCGCCCGATCGATCCCGGTGCGGCACGCGTGCACGGCCTCAGCAAGGTGCACCTCGTCGGCGCGCCCGCGTTCCAGACGGTCTATCCGGTGATCGCGGCGGCGCTGGGTGGTAAGCGCGTCGTGGCGTATAACGTGGACTTCGACCACCGCATACTGCGCCAGGCGTGCGCGCTGTACGACCTGCCACCCGTCGAGGCGGTGGCGTGGGAGTGCGCCATGAAGCAGTACGCCGCTTACTTCGGCTCGTGGAATGGCGCAAAGGGCGACTTCCGCTGGCACAAGCTCGCCGCCGCGTGCGCGGGCGAAGGCGTCAGCATGCACGATCTCAACGCGCATTCGGCCATCGACGACTGCCGGATGACGCTGCGCCTCATCCAGAAGATGGCCGAGGCGCACACCGATCAAGCGTAG
- a CDS encoding FHA domain-containing protein, producing the protein MGTSGLILIIVAMAGFGALLVGMILLVWYFRYNREGDWYEEPEIPGGVRCPACGAMNPPNAPACLNCHRPLAYAGPYAPPPGSPTMAAPPGPIRVSENAAPPQSTAPAALAAARSAPPPPMPMQSSPPPGMPRAWLEGVGGVMMGQRARLIQTDTLVGRSSVCDVQVPDPKVSRRHFMIRYGEGSFFMQDQDSSRGTRVNGQRTMAQRLKDGDHLEFGDAGVVFRCDEV; encoded by the coding sequence GTGGGTACCTCTGGATTGATCCTGATCATCGTGGCAATGGCAGGCTTCGGCGCGCTGCTGGTAGGCATGATCCTGCTGGTGTGGTACTTCCGCTATAACCGTGAAGGCGACTGGTACGAAGAGCCGGAAATTCCCGGCGGCGTGCGCTGTCCGGCGTGCGGCGCGATGAATCCGCCCAACGCGCCCGCGTGCCTGAACTGCCATCGCCCCCTGGCCTATGCCGGACCCTATGCGCCCCCGCCCGGCAGCCCGACGATGGCCGCCCCGCCCGGCCCGATCCGCGTGAGCGAGAACGCCGCCCCGCCTCAGTCGACCGCTCCGGCGGCACTCGCGGCGGCCCGCAGCGCGCCCCCGCCTCCCATGCCGATGCAGTCGAGTCCGCCACCCGGTATGCCGCGCGCATGGCTGGAAGGCGTCGGCGGCGTGATGATGGGCCAGCGCGCGCGCCTCATTCAAACCGATACGCTCGTGGGACGCTCGTCCGTGTGCGACGTGCAGGTCCCCGACCCGAAAGTCTCGCGCCGCCACTTCATGATCCGCTACGGCGAAGGCTCGTTCTTCATGCAGGACCAGGACAGCTCGCGCGGGACGCGCGTCAACGGCCAACGCACGATGGCGCAGCGCCTGAAGGACGGCGACCACCTGGAATTTGGCGACGCGGGCGTGGTGTTCCGCTGCGACGAGGTGTAG
- a CDS encoding PP2C family protein-serine/threonine phosphatase, producing MGQTPSLLLDVSVAMDTDPGRRRKGNQDAIGQMVPSDADTRARLGQLFVLADGVGGLSGGDLAAQYAVSTIISSYYEQETGDSQERLARAIAEANQVIYAEGQDQETPRTIATTVVAVVIRGRELIVGSVGDSPAFLLRDAGARKLTMDHTVETMRREAGLPVDENDPAGRKLARVLGNAPTVKVDIISGPVRDGDSVVLCSDGLTRYLSPEEIEQTVATLSPARAVRTLIQVANERGGADNISVIVLRLAVDSTSTDMAGATLETWDESADPVQTRAEAGLAPMPERASGNGTSAARARRRERQLRRQRGETDDNPLVELWKLLRGNTMSTLAALVVLLVVFMMIMLLVNNLGGDDEPRVIVIPGGTEQATSSGSSSDGGVSPQTATARVINAATAQAQAMQTTDALQMADANRAATSAALTLTPAPPSGPQMVKDTWFRVLDGDPIPAFSDAAIDAEEATALEAGSAYLVQEVDASAPNGPWYWVVDNLGSELRWVNGPSLHQRIVAISASGDPLPDDQQPQDISPRDAATTPQALPLPSTEGTEAAIEGALTPGEPTPTSAIPYAAEVWESGVTVVVKEDLALRDIPSLLGMEVSTAVTGETGTIVQGPSAADGHWWWQVRVDDERVGWVAQPLLGYGG from the coding sequence ATGGGCCAGACGCCATCCCTCCTGCTCGATGTTTCCGTCGCCATGGACACCGATCCGGGCCGGCGACGAAAAGGCAACCAGGACGCCATCGGCCAGATGGTCCCGTCCGACGCTGACACGCGCGCACGGTTGGGTCAGTTGTTCGTCCTGGCGGATGGCGTAGGAGGGCTGTCGGGCGGCGACCTGGCGGCGCAATACGCTGTTAGCACCATCATCAGCAGCTACTACGAGCAGGAAACCGGCGATTCTCAGGAGCGGTTGGCGCGTGCGATCGCCGAAGCCAATCAGGTGATCTACGCCGAAGGGCAGGACCAGGAGACGCCACGCACCATCGCCACGACCGTCGTCGCAGTGGTTATTCGCGGGCGCGAGCTGATTGTAGGCAGTGTGGGCGACAGCCCCGCGTTTCTGCTGCGTGACGCCGGCGCGCGCAAGCTGACGATGGATCACACTGTCGAGACGATGCGGCGCGAGGCCGGGTTGCCCGTGGACGAAAACGACCCCGCCGGGCGCAAGCTGGCGCGTGTGCTGGGCAACGCCCCCACTGTGAAAGTAGACATTATTTCCGGCCCGGTGCGCGACGGCGACTCGGTCGTGCTGTGCAGCGACGGCCTGACGCGCTACCTGTCGCCGGAGGAGATCGAGCAGACGGTTGCCACGCTGTCGCCCGCGCGAGCGGTTAGGACGCTCATCCAGGTGGCCAACGAGCGCGGCGGCGCGGATAATATCTCGGTGATCGTGCTGCGTCTGGCTGTGGACAGTACCAGCACGGACATGGCCGGGGCGACGCTGGAAACGTGGGACGAGTCTGCCGATCCGGTCCAGACGCGCGCCGAAGCGGGACTGGCCCCCATGCCGGAACGCGCGAGCGGCAACGGTACGTCGGCGGCCCGTGCCCGCCGGCGCGAGCGGCAGTTGCGGCGGCAGCGCGGCGAGACGGACGACAATCCGCTGGTGGAGCTGTGGAAGCTGCTGCGCGGCAATACGATGTCTACCCTGGCGGCGCTGGTCGTGCTGCTGGTCGTGTTCATGATGATCATGCTGCTGGTGAACAATCTCGGCGGCGACGACGAGCCGCGCGTGATCGTGATTCCCGGCGGGACGGAGCAAGCCACGTCCAGCGGTAGCAGCAGCGACGGCGGCGTGAGTCCCCAGACGGCGACCGCGCGCGTGATTAACGCCGCAACCGCACAGGCGCAGGCCATGCAGACGACCGACGCGCTCCAGATGGCCGACGCCAACCGCGCCGCGACCTCCGCCGCGCTGACTCTGACGCCCGCCCCGCCCAGCGGTCCGCAGATGGTCAAGGATACGTGGTTCCGCGTGCTCGACGGCGATCCGATTCCGGCCTTCAGCGACGCGGCGATCGACGCCGAAGAAGCGACCGCGCTGGAGGCGGGATCGGCGTATCTCGTGCAGGAAGTAGACGCCAGCGCCCCGAACGGCCCGTGGTATTGGGTGGTCGATAACCTCGGCTCGGAGCTGCGCTGGGTGAATGGACCGAGCCTGCACCAGCGCATCGTGGCGATCTCCGCCAGCGGCGATCCGCTGCCCGACGACCAGCAGCCGCAGGACATTTCCCCGCGTGATGCCGCAACCACGCCGCAGGCGCTGCCGCTGCCGTCCACCGAGGGCACCGAAGCCGCCATAGAAGGTGCGCTGACGCCCGGCGAACCGACGCCGACCTCAGCCATCCCGTATGCGGCGGAAGTATGGGAATCGGGCGTGACGGTGGTGGTGAAAGAAGACCTCGCGCTGCGCGACATCCCCAGCCTGCTCGGCATGGAAGTCTCCACGGCGGTCACCGGCGAGACGGGGACCATTGTGCAGGGGCCGAGCGCCGCCGACGGCCACTGGTGGTGGCAGGTGCGCGTCGACGACGAGCGCGTCGGGTGGGTGGCGCAGCCGCTGCTGGGATACGGCGGGTAG
- a CDS encoding FHA domain-containing protein, protein MTKPPDATAEDRAAKPSVEPDEPLGLTEVAALDVIEEEALPGKKSPLAWLVVKQPVEKRGTLLPIGPNQSIGREADIRWEDPSLSRQHARLTLEPPEGAPEAQPVFHLWPFAPTNPVYINEREIRGATPLRENDEIRLGNTLFVFKTLTD, encoded by the coding sequence GTGACGAAACCCCCGGACGCCACCGCTGAGGACCGCGCGGCGAAGCCGTCAGTCGAGCCGGACGAGCCGCTCGGTTTGACCGAAGTAGCAGCGCTCGACGTGATCGAGGAAGAGGCGCTGCCGGGCAAAAAGTCGCCGCTGGCCTGGTTGGTGGTCAAGCAGCCCGTCGAGAAGCGCGGCACGCTTCTGCCGATTGGGCCGAACCAGAGCATCGGGCGCGAGGCGGACATTCGCTGGGAGGACCCCAGCCTGTCGCGCCAGCACGCCCGCCTGACGCTGGAGCCGCCCGAAGGCGCGCCGGAAGCGCAGCCCGTGTTCCACCTGTGGCCGTTTGCGCCGACGAATCCGGTCTATATCAACGAACGCGAGATTCGGGGCGCGACCCCGCTGCGCGAGAACGACGAGATCCGGTTGGGCAACACCTTATTTGTATTCAAGACATTGACGGACTGA
- a CDS encoding lysylphosphatidylglycerol synthase transmembrane domain-containing protein → MTNSTSPSQSHEKRSVFGWLMAHRARIWGWLRIVIAAVLMIFVVELVSRDSDKLHDVNWSLIPLAWGLMLVSTVIKALRWGLLVRQSRMDVPFRRLLGTYLVGSFFSTVLPTSVGGDAVRAVDMASSTGRVADSTSSVLIERGFGLLAVIGSGSLFGLFLDNGKVPQAFILVIHGMFIAGIVGIIVLRQGWFMEPLARLMDRLKLGRFVDKVRSMHAALSGHLGRPAVLWQMLILSIVANTLTMGATYLVLTAVTDPIPVASFVPMIALTTTAELIPISIASLGVKESAYVFFLGLAGVGSAEAGMIALIMRVLTWGHALLGGIVFLSRSVRTRSNSKESQTQTS, encoded by the coding sequence ATGACCAATTCAACGTCCCCCTCCCAATCGCACGAAAAGCGCTCCGTGTTCGGCTGGCTCATGGCGCATCGTGCCCGTATCTGGGGTTGGCTTCGTATCGTCATCGCCGCAGTCCTGATGATCTTCGTCGTGGAGCTGGTGAGCCGCGACAGCGACAAGCTTCACGACGTGAACTGGAGCCTCATCCCGTTGGCGTGGGGCCTGATGCTGGTCAGCACCGTGATCAAAGCGCTGCGCTGGGGCCTGCTGGTGCGCCAGAGCCGGATGGATGTTCCGTTCCGGCGGCTGCTGGGTACCTATCTGGTCGGATCGTTCTTCAGCACGGTGCTGCCGACCTCGGTGGGCGGCGATGCGGTGCGCGCGGTGGATATGGCGTCCTCGACCGGGCGCGTGGCCGACTCGACCTCGTCTGTGCTGATCGAGCGCGGCTTCGGCCTGCTGGCCGTGATCGGGTCGGGCAGCCTGTTCGGGCTGTTCCTCGACAACGGCAAGGTGCCGCAGGCGTTTATCCTGGTGATCCACGGGATGTTTATTGCGGGCATCGTGGGCATCATCGTGCTGCGCCAGGGCTGGTTCATGGAGCCGCTGGCGCGTCTGATGGACCGGCTGAAGCTGGGACGCTTCGTGGACAAGGTGCGCAGCATGCATGCGGCACTCTCTGGCCATCTGGGTCGCCCGGCGGTGCTGTGGCAGATGCTGATCCTGTCGATTGTGGCGAACACGCTGACGATGGGCGCGACGTACCTCGTGCTGACCGCCGTCACCGACCCGATCCCGGTGGCGTCGTTCGTGCCGATGATTGCACTGACGACGACCGCCGAGCTGATCCCGATCTCGATTGCATCGCTGGGCGTGAAGGAATCGGCCTACGTGTTCTTCCTGGGGCTGGCGGGCGTGGGCAGTGCCGAAGCGGGCATGATCGCGCTGATCATGCGCGTGCTAACCTGGGGGCATGCGCTGTTGGGCGGCATTGTGTTCCTCAGCCGCAGCGTGCGCACCCGCTCGAACTCGAAGGAGTCGCAGACCCAGACGTCGTAA
- a CDS encoding MFS transporter, which translates to MDLPQPASTTTTANDNFRHLVLDVAFFGLATPALSRFLSVYAIRLDADAMLLGWLTALPFIFQMFTSSLAGTWRKRYGDSVGAIYWPGMLYRLAFLLPALTPFFPREWQPFWLVISVAVPALPQGIASVLFLVILREGTETKQLSPLMSRRSFFYNITVAVGTVGMGILLEEGPFPLSYQIMYVIAFVLVMVSLLHVNQVRILSPEPVVTTVTSPWRLLRSPEFQRIAFVAVTSHIAFFTVNALIPLRLVEDLGADEGFMSIFGLFELLAAALIATQSPRIARKIGTRAAIGVGMLGASLAALVLALSTNLYMTLPASALSGASWTLSAINIFNYFCETSPKENLTRYSTLYNQIVALALFVAPLAGSKLVNLGMDLTAVLLIGAAMRLVAGLIIPLGDLKTQTSRMRPRRAAR; encoded by the coding sequence ATGGACCTTCCTCAACCCGCGTCCACCACCACGACCGCCAACGATAACTTCCGGCATCTCGTGCTCGACGTCGCGTTCTTCGGGCTGGCGACGCCTGCCCTGTCCCGTTTCCTGTCGGTGTACGCCATCCGCCTGGATGCCGATGCCATGCTGCTGGGATGGCTCACGGCGCTGCCGTTCATCTTCCAGATGTTCACCTCATCGCTGGCGGGCACGTGGCGCAAGCGCTACGGCGACAGCGTGGGCGCGATCTACTGGCCGGGCATGCTCTATCGGCTGGCCTTTTTGCTGCCTGCCCTGACACCGTTCTTCCCGCGTGAGTGGCAGCCGTTCTGGCTGGTGATCTCGGTGGCAGTGCCTGCGCTGCCGCAGGGGATCGCGTCGGTGCTGTTCCTGGTGATCCTGCGCGAAGGCACGGAAACCAAGCAGCTCTCGCCGCTGATGAGCCGCCGCTCCTTTTTCTATAACATCACCGTCGCGGTGGGCACGGTCGGCATGGGCATCCTGCTCGAAGAAGGGCCGTTCCCGCTCAGCTATCAGATCATGTATGTGATCGCCTTCGTCCTGGTGATGGTCAGCCTGCTGCACGTGAATCAGGTACGTATCCTGTCACCGGAACCGGTCGTCACCACGGTCACCTCGCCCTGGCGGCTGCTGCGCTCGCCGGAGTTCCAGCGCATCGCGTTCGTGGCGGTGACGAGTCACATCGCGTTCTTCACCGTGAACGCGCTCATTCCGCTGCGGCTGGTCGAAGACCTGGGCGCGGACGAAGGCTTCATGTCAATCTTCGGCCTGTTCGAGCTGCTCGCGGCGGCTCTGATCGCCACGCAAAGCCCGCGCATCGCGCGCAAGATCGGCACGCGGGCCGCGATCGGCGTCGGCATGCTGGGCGCGAGTCTCGCCGCGCTGGTGCTGGCACTGAGCACCAATCTGTACATGACGCTGCCCGCGTCGGCGCTCTCCGGCGCGTCGTGGACATTGTCCGCAATCAACATCTTCAACTACTTCTGCGAGACGTCGCCGAAAGAAAACCTGACGCGCTACTCGACCCTCTACAACCAGATCGTCGCGCTGGCGCTGTTCGTCGCGCCGCTGGCAGGCAGCAAGCTGGTCAACCTGGGCATGGATCTCACCGCCGTGCTGCTGATCGGGGCCGCCATGCGGCTGGTCGCGGGCCTGATCATTCCGCTGGGCGATCTGAAAACCCAGACGTCGCGGATGCGCCCGCGCCGCGCCGCGCGCTAG
- a CDS encoding Hsp20/alpha crystallin family protein yields the protein MANLTRYNNPRSLAERRSANTPRTFDEMWDTLWRDAWNMFDRDADSRHLAPAMDVVENENSVTIRVDLPGLDPGNVNVEVEGDTLTISGEMGDTVEKEGEQYHYRERSYGSFKRSLRLPDYVNAEKADASFKNGVLNLTLPKREESKPRRIQIHGHNKDAK from the coding sequence ATGGCTAACCTGACACGTTACAACAACCCTCGTTCGTTGGCGGAACGTCGCAGCGCCAACACTCCGCGCACCTTTGACGAGATGTGGGATACGCTGTGGCGCGACGCGTGGAACATGTTCGATCGGGATGCGGACTCGCGCCATCTGGCCCCCGCGATGGACGTGGTCGAAAACGAAAACAGCGTCACGATCCGCGTGGACTTGCCCGGCCTTGACCCGGGGAACGTGAACGTCGAGGTAGAGGGCGACACGCTGACTATCAGCGGCGAGATGGGTGACACTGTCGAAAAGGAAGGCGAGCAGTATCACTATCGCGAGCGCAGCTACGGCAGCTTCAAGCGCAGCCTGCGTCTGCCCGACTACGTGAACGCCGAAAAGGCGGATGCCAGCTTCAAGAACGGCGTGCTCAACCTGACCCTGCCCAAGCGGGAGGAATCGAAACCGCGCCGCATTCAGATCCACGGGCACAACAAAGACGCTAAATAA
- a CDS encoding ABC transporter permease, producing the protein MSFRRVLPLARRVIQQLLADRRTLALILIVPLVVLTVAGILVRLEPDEIRLGVVMEDAGAALPTGGEPVNLGERLTDSLDTLADNLSVQRLSADEARQQIEDSKLDAIITLPADFTAQTIQNRAVTLDVEYEGSNPQVARLFDTLLNRAAVQAIASLSAVSTGSTPDVTVQATYLYGSAEFDQLDYLAPAFIGLFVFMFVFILTSVAFLRERVAGTLERLQATPIRQIEIIVGYMCGFALFALVQALIILLFTIYGLSVHYMGSLLVVFIVELLLALMAVNLGVFFSTFARNEFQVVQFIPLVVVTQVFLSGALWAVEDMPGWLQPIAWLMPLTHANYALRDVMIKGFDLIEVGPYVLALVGFAAAFVLLSSQTIRRQAVG; encoded by the coding sequence ATGTCGTTTCGTCGTGTGTTACCCTTGGCGCGCCGCGTGATCCAGCAGTTGCTGGCCGATCGTCGCACGCTGGCGTTGATCCTGATCGTGCCGCTGGTCGTGCTGACCGTGGCGGGCATTTTGGTGCGGCTGGAACCGGATGAGATCCGGCTGGGCGTGGTGATGGAAGATGCGGGCGCGGCGCTGCCGACCGGCGGCGAGCCGGTCAACCTGGGCGAGCGGCTGACGGACAGCCTGGATACGCTCGCCGATAACCTCAGCGTACAGCGGCTCAGTGCGGACGAGGCCCGCCAGCAGATCGAGGACAGCAAGCTGGACGCGATCATCACACTGCCCGCCGACTTCACCGCGCAGACGATCCAGAACCGCGCCGTGACGCTGGACGTGGAATACGAAGGCTCGAATCCGCAGGTCGCGCGGCTGTTTGATACGCTGCTCAACCGCGCCGCCGTGCAGGCGATTGCCAGTCTGAGCGCGGTCAGCACGGGCAGCACGCCGGACGTCACCGTGCAGGCGACGTACCTGTACGGCAGCGCGGAATTCGACCAGCTCGACTACCTCGCGCCCGCGTTCATCGGCCTGTTCGTGTTTATGTTCGTGTTCATCCTGACCAGCGTGGCGTTTCTGCGCGAGCGCGTGGCGGGCACGCTCGAACGGCTGCAAGCCACCCCGATCCGGCAGATCGAGATCATCGTCGGCTATATGTGCGGCTTCGCGCTGTTCGCGCTGGTCCAGGCGCTGATCATCCTGCTCTTCACGATCTACGGGCTGAGCGTGCACTACATGGGCAGCCTGCTGGTGGTGTTCATCGTCGAGCTGCTGCTGGCGCTGATGGCGGTCAACCTGGGCGTGTTCTTCAGCACGTTCGCACGCAACGAGTTCCAGGTGGTGCAGTTCATCCCGCTGGTGGTCGTGACGCAGGTGTTCCTCTCCGGCGCGCTGTGGGCGGTCGAGGATATGCCGGGGTGGTTGCAGCCGATCGCGTGGCTGATGCCGCTGACGCACGCGAACTATGCCCTGCGCGACGTGATGATCAAGGGCTTCGACCTGATCGAGGTGGGGCCGTACGTGCTGGCGCTGGTCGGGTTCGCGGCGGCGTTCGTGCTGCTCTCATCGCAGACGATCCGGCGGCAGGCGGTGGGGTAG
- a CDS encoding ABC transporter ATP-binding protein, whose amino-acid sequence MSTTNAVEITNVHKHFGRIHALRGLSLNIERGMTYGLLGPNGAGKTTLIRSIMGLVEPDDGQVKVLDTVMPDKDIMGRVGYMTQSIALYEDLTVQQNVAFFAAMYGLEDDHAQAIREVLDLIDLADRADSRVRELSGGMQRRVSLACALVHRPDVVVLDEPTVGVDPQLRVQFWDHFHRLNAQGVTLIVSSHVMDEAERCDRLGFVRHGTLLAEGSASELLERAGTPTLEEAFLKYAEQGPTQ is encoded by the coding sequence GTGAGCACGACGAATGCGGTTGAGATTACCAACGTTCACAAACATTTTGGGCGCATCCACGCGCTGCGCGGTCTGTCGCTGAACATCGAGCGCGGCATGACGTACGGCCTGCTGGGGCCGAACGGCGCAGGCAAAACTACCCTGATTCGCTCGATCATGGGGCTGGTCGAACCGGACGACGGGCAGGTGAAGGTGCTCGATACGGTGATGCCGGACAAGGACATCATGGGGCGCGTGGGCTATATGACGCAGTCCATCGCGCTGTACGAAGACCTGACCGTGCAGCAGAACGTCGCGTTCTTCGCGGCGATGTATGGGCTGGAGGACGACCACGCCCAGGCGATCCGCGAGGTGCTGGATCTGATCGATCTGGCCGACCGCGCCGACAGCCGCGTGCGCGAGCTTTCGGGCGGGATGCAGCGGCGCGTTTCGCTGGCGTGCGCGCTGGTTCACCGTCCCGACGTGGTGGTGCTGGACGAGCCGACGGTTGGCGTCGATCCGCAGCTTCGCGTGCAGTTCTGGGATCACTTCCACCGGCTCAACGCACAGGGCGTCACGCTGATCGTGTCCAGTCACGTGATGGACGAGGCCGAGCGCTGCGACCGGCTGGGCTTCGTGCGGCACGGTACGCTGCTGGCGGAAGGCAGCGCCTCGGAGTTGCTGGAACGGGCGGGCACGCCGACGCTGGAAGAGGCGTTCTTGAAGTATGCCGAGCAAGGCCCGACGCAGTAA
- a CDS encoding TetR/AcrR family transcriptional regulator yields MDEATSKGDQARTEILNAARDLFIKNGYNGTSMRAIAQAAGGRAVGGLYNHFKTKEEIFSAIIEEQNPYDDLMAAITGTGEIDTAPDFIRAMLGRTLRVMPRHYDFFQITQIDLREFQGAHLQRVLETKLLPNVLRVISEISALPGLKPVDPLGLMRVVASVVLGYMATRTLLPTGIFDDRSEDAWIDLYTDMVLHGLADDTRAEKG; encoded by the coding sequence ATGGACGAGGCGACCAGCAAAGGTGACCAGGCGCGCACGGAAATTCTTAACGCGGCGCGCGATCTGTTCATCAAAAACGGCTATAACGGCACGAGCATGCGTGCCATTGCCCAGGCCGCGGGTGGCCGGGCGGTCGGGGGGCTGTACAACCACTTCAAGACCAAAGAGGAGATCTTCAGCGCCATCATCGAGGAGCAGAACCCCTACGACGACTTGATGGCAGCCATCACCGGCACAGGCGAGATCGACACCGCGCCAGACTTCATCCGTGCGATGCTGGGACGCACCCTGCGCGTGATGCCCCGGCATTACGACTTCTTCCAGATCACGCAGATCGACCTGCGCGAGTTCCAGGGCGCGCATTTGCAGCGCGTGCTCGAAACGAAGCTGCTGCCGAACGTGCTGCGCGTGATCAGCGAGATCAGCGCGCTGCCGGGCCTCAAGCCGGTCGATCCGCTGGGACTGATGCGCGTCGTGGCGTCGGTGGTACTGGGCTACATGGCGACGCGCACGCTGCTGCCGACCGGCATCTTCGATGATCGGTCCGAAGACGCATGGATTGATCTGTATACGGATATGGTGCTGCATGGGCTGGCGGATGACACGCGGGCCGAGAAAGGGTAA